The following coding sequences are from one Deltaproteobacteria bacterium window:
- a CDS encoding glutaredoxin family protein, producing MAAKEFFRQKGIAFQEFDLSKDQGAVTRMLRLTRQKRVPVIQKGEKYVVGFHAEELEKLIKPITDQYIHVVAGITGTKGRLLKALKAEKEKERNL from the coding sequence GTGGCGGCGAAAGAGTTCTTTCGTCAAAAAGGGATTGCCTTTCAGGAATTCGATCTTTCCAAAGACCAAGGGGCCGTAACCCGGATGCTCAGGTTGACCCGGCAGAAGAGGGTGCCGGTCATTCAAAAAGGGGAGAAGTATGTGGTCGGGTTTCATGCCGAGGAACTTGAAAAATTGATAAAACCTATTACCGATCAATATATCCATGTCGTGGCCGGGATTACCGGCACCAAAGGACGGCTTCTGAAGGCCTTAAAGGCGGAGAAGGAGAAGGAAAGGAATTTGTGA